Proteins co-encoded in one Methylomonas albis genomic window:
- a CDS encoding 4'-phosphopantetheinyl transferase family protein: protein MFTYGPYGKPALTGADAVWKFNMAHSQHIGLIAVSRDIEIGVDVEIDRPIPDLAGLIALCFSNQQRNACLTRSKPQQLLEFYRTWTCKEALLKASGEGLQIDLPDLEIGEDGTVLRWPAKLQAYSRYRVYPLPQIKIPAALALGPELTDWQCEEFPLHALERLFDHDVNRGKLYV, encoded by the coding sequence GTGTTTACCTATGGCCCTTACGGCAAACCCGCTTTGACTGGCGCCGATGCTGTCTGGAAATTTAATATGGCCCACAGTCAGCATATTGGGTTGATTGCGGTATCCCGCGATATAGAAATCGGCGTGGATGTTGAAATCGACCGACCGATACCCGACCTTGCCGGCCTGATCGCCTTATGTTTTTCGAACCAACAACGCAACGCTTGCCTGACCCGGTCCAAACCACAACAACTGCTCGAGTTTTACCGAACCTGGACTTGCAAAGAAGCACTCTTAAAAGCCAGCGGTGAAGGCTTGCAAATCGATTTACCGGACCTGGAGATTGGCGAAGACGGCACGGTTTTACGTTGGCCCGCCAAATTGCAAGCCTATAGCCGTTATCGGGTCTATCCCCTCCCGCAAATAAAAATTCCGGCGGCCCTGGCCTTGGGACCGGAGCTGACGGATTGGCAATGCGAGGAATTTCCGTTACACGCTTTAGAGCGTTTGTTTGACCATGATGTAAATCGAGGCAAGCTTTATGTCTGA
- a CDS encoding 4'-phosphopantetheinyl transferase family protein — protein sequence MQAQSQLFPKHSGLPSTTEAADFLPSPETGSVRVWQLNLDALSGFTDQLEAILSPDERERAHAFATPNCNSASLADAERYD from the coding sequence TTGCAAGCGCAATCACAGCTTTTTCCGAAACATTCGGGCTTACCATCGACGACCGAAGCCGCGGATTTTTTGCCGTCCCCGGAAACAGGCAGCGTCCGCGTTTGGCAGCTTAATTTGGATGCGCTGAGCGGATTTACCGACCAGCTGGAAGCTATTTTGTCCCCTGACGAACGCGAACGCGCCCATGCCTTTGCCACCCCCAACTGCAACAGCGCTTCATTGGCGGACGCGGAGCGTTACGACTGA
- a CDS encoding thioesterase II family protein translates to MRTENLDSAFCPRQPATAVAKAHVPIKFNDWITCPNPKPAAQLRLFCLPFAGGGASIYRTWGKGLSPAIEVCPIQLPGRENRFREPAHTAALPLAELLADQIQRYAEKPFMLFGHSMGALLAFELTKILQRQNAPLPLTLFLSAHRAAHLPARRAPMHALPDQEFIEKLRRFGGFPDEILEHQDLLDFLLPTLRADLTLCDFYDYVPDTPLNCPLQLYAGRQDTEVSPEDVEAWSEHTTQSANLHVFPGGHFFLRSDADALMQAISTASSRFVVL, encoded by the coding sequence ATGAGAACAGAAAATTTAGATTCAGCCTTTTGCCCCCGCCAACCCGCCACCGCAGTAGCGAAAGCGCATGTGCCCATCAAGTTTAACGACTGGATAACCTGTCCAAACCCAAAGCCTGCGGCACAGTTAAGGCTGTTTTGTTTACCGTTTGCCGGAGGCGGAGCTTCGATCTACAGAACCTGGGGAAAAGGCCTATCGCCGGCGATTGAGGTTTGCCCGATACAGTTGCCCGGACGGGAAAACCGCTTTCGCGAGCCGGCACATACCGCTGCCCTGCCTTTGGCCGAGCTTCTTGCGGATCAGATTCAACGGTATGCCGAGAAACCGTTCATGTTGTTCGGCCATAGCATGGGGGCCTTGCTGGCGTTTGAACTAACCAAAATCCTGCAACGCCAAAACGCACCGTTGCCGCTGACGCTGTTTCTTTCCGCTCACCGTGCCGCACATTTGCCGGCACGTCGAGCGCCAATGCACGCATTGCCTGACCAGGAATTCATCGAAAAACTCCGCCGTTTCGGCGGCTTTCCGGACGAGATTCTCGAACATCAGGATCTGCTGGACTTTTTACTGCCGACACTGCGAGCCGATCTGACCTTGTGCGACTTCTACGACTATGTCCCCGATACGCCGCTGAATTGTCCACTACAATTGTATGCTGGTCGCCAAGACACGGAAGTTTCGCCCGAAGACGTTGAAGCCTGGAGCGAACACACCACGCAGAGCGCCAATCTCCATGTATTTCCGGGAGGACATTTCTTTCTACGCTCGGATGCCGACGCGCTGATGCAGGCAATCAGCACGGCATCAAGCCGGTTTGTAGTGCTTTGA
- a CDS encoding beta-ketoacyl reductase, with amino-acid sequence MGLGKTIALEHPEWRCQCIDLDSADSTESNAVFLVDELLNPSLENQIVRRNAMRLCARLVPYRPAETSKTLPVRQHGHYLICGGLGGLGLLLAKRLAARGARRLTLCGRKSASPEAASVIAELEQLGAIVHVNQTDITDAGQVQDLIATASAQSPLTGIVHAAGMLDDGVLAQLDWPRCRRVLAAKTVGLQYLHEYSLHLPLEFFIGFSSMVSLTGSPAQGAYVAANCFVDGLMQQRRAEGLSGISINWGPWAEAGMAARLDDKQRLRLSSLGILPMSAEDAFRALDRLWPNPPAQIGIMDIHWPSFLSHFPGASDMPLFESLRQPSARTLTTESAPTSPAAWPAQLESTAVADRRSLLSALVSAEINRVLGAESNRFIAPRQRLFDSGLDSLTAVELKNRLSALLACPLNTTLLFDYPTLEALTNHLATMLPVSFEVIEVAAQATTSSAIDEQTAALDLLSQQQLEDLLAEKLGLIAE; translated from the coding sequence ATGGGGCTGGGCAAAACCATTGCACTGGAACATCCCGAGTGGCGTTGTCAATGCATAGATCTGGATAGCGCCGACAGCACCGAAAGCAATGCCGTCTTCCTAGTCGATGAGCTGCTTAACCCGTCATTGGAAAATCAAATTGTCCGGCGCAATGCCATGCGTCTATGCGCCAGATTGGTCCCTTATCGTCCGGCGGAAACCTCCAAAACCCTGCCGGTACGTCAGCACGGGCATTATCTGATCTGCGGCGGATTGGGCGGTTTAGGACTGTTGTTGGCAAAGCGATTGGCAGCGCGCGGCGCGCGGCGGCTCACGTTGTGCGGACGCAAGTCAGCCAGTCCCGAAGCGGCGTCGGTTATTGCAGAGCTGGAACAACTGGGGGCTATCGTCCACGTCAACCAAACTGACATTACTGACGCCGGGCAAGTCCAGGATCTTATTGCCACCGCCTCGGCACAATCGCCTTTGACCGGTATCGTCCACGCCGCCGGCATGCTGGATGATGGCGTCCTGGCCCAATTGGATTGGCCGAGATGCAGGCGGGTGCTGGCGGCTAAAACAGTCGGACTCCAATATCTGCATGAATACAGCCTCCATCTGCCTTTGGAGTTTTTTATCGGCTTTTCTTCCATGGTGTCATTAACCGGCTCTCCAGCCCAAGGCGCTTATGTCGCCGCCAACTGCTTCGTTGACGGCTTGATGCAGCAACGCCGAGCGGAGGGTCTAAGCGGGATCAGCATCAATTGGGGGCCATGGGCCGAAGCCGGAATGGCGGCGCGTCTTGATGACAAACAGCGCTTACGACTATCGTCGCTCGGTATCCTGCCCATGTCGGCAGAAGACGCTTTTCGCGCCCTTGACCGGCTGTGGCCGAATCCGCCGGCTCAAATCGGCATCATGGATATTCATTGGCCAAGCTTCCTCAGCCACTTCCCCGGCGCCAGCGACATGCCGCTATTTGAGTCTTTACGCCAGCCGTCCGCTAGGACTTTGACGACTGAATCAGCACCCACATCGCCAGCCGCATGGCCCGCGCAACTCGAAAGCACTGCCGTGGCGGATCGGCGAAGCCTGCTCAGCGCCTTGGTGAGCGCTGAAATCAACCGGGTACTCGGTGCGGAAAGCAATCGATTTATCGCTCCGCGCCAGCGCTTGTTCGATTCTGGATTGGATTCGTTAACCGCCGTGGAATTAAAGAATCGGCTGTCAGCGCTACTGGCCTGTCCGTTGAACACAACCCTGTTATTCGATTACCCAACGCTCGAAGCGCTGACCAATCACTTGGCAACCATGCTACCCGTATCATTCGAAGTGATCGAGGTAGCGGCACAGGCAACGACAAGTTCGGCCATTGACGAGCAGACGGCGGCGTTGGATCTGTTGTCGCAACAACAACTGGAAGATTTACTGGCGGAAAAACTCGGACTCATCGCGGAATAA
- a CDS encoding type I polyketide synthase: MSDQEKMAQFAQQDREEAYRQALQKATISIRQLLEENASLKHKEPIAVIGMACRFPGGANNPEQFWQLLENGSDATTEVPADRWLAKDYYDADPQAPGKMYTAQGGFLNIAVDGFDADFFGISPKEARAMDPQHRLLLEIAWEALEHACLIPSRLKNSRTGVYVGMSSDDYARSHRHSGQPESIDAYAITGSTFSTAVGRLSYILGLQGPCMALDTACSSSLVALHLACASLRNGESDLALAGGVNLMLSPELHIGFSKLQAISPDGKCKTFDASANGYARGEGCGMVVLKRHKDAIRDNNRILGLIQGSAINQDGKTNGLAAPNGLAQQAVIREALADAGLQPQAVDYVEAHGTGTVLGDPIEVEGLGAVLGVNRQSPLRVGAVKTNIGHLEPAAGMAGLIKILLSLAHEQLPRNIHFQRPNPHIDWNSLALRVLADQSPWPRSSRPRIAGLSAFGFSGTNAHVIVAEAPLPETRPQDVRQNLYLLNLSARNRPALLALIADYLPRLSQDAAKTASTTPADLCYSAAVGRQHWPWRLSVTGRSLAEMRDKLADFIQLGQANRDPVIGHSENGAPEIAFLFTGQGSQYPGMGQALYQTHTIFKQAIDRCDAVLQPLLNRSLPDLLFNSEAEVLNRTAYAQPAIFALEYALYELWRSWGITPSVLMGHSVGEYVAACVAGVFSLEDGLSLIAERGRLMQALPAGGGMAAIAAPASRVDSAIAPYQGRISIAAYNEPEQLVISGDQDAVRAICALMEKQGIQTTPLTVSHAFHSQRMDDMLAEFERVARRVTYSAPRIKLISNITGSSITEDIACADYWLEHIRRPVNFAAGMATLDQAGIKLFLEIGPQATLLGLGRHCIAEGATWLASMRRNIPEQQQLSRSLAELYVQGAEINWAAVYADQACRWTELPTYPFQRQRYRVETPAQARITHQPAPSQLAHPLLERMIRSPLLEAILFETRFGEAQMPLLKDHRIFGKTVVSGACLTSMILGAARQAFGEGAIQVSELMFHQALAIADGGEISVHLAIKPQGNNTASFRLISLTGDSETAEGTLHASGNLNVTSPAPATRPASSPAELWQRFDDELAGQTVYEAYSRRHIELGASNQWLESVRIGPAEAIGRLRLPTIGRHSLAVDGYLLHPGLIDSCYGLLGTLVALEDDATLVPFAIERFNVLRPAQGQQFWVHIRRRQVAEFPDKLIGDIQLQNEQGELIAECLGLEGRAATPETLLRTLAKDPDQWFYRLDWIKRDRQPASSLTSRNWLIFMDEAGLGSVVAARLKAQGHTVASVHPGVRFEESDRLNYRIDPLRAEDMSLLLAAVFKNHASARIVYLWSLHSPAQGELAVTLAQSCAPALQLIQALSRIEPALVSGLVLVTQASQMVDSPDFSTATPRIEQTPLWGWAKPLHWNIPSGVVNA; the protein is encoded by the coding sequence ATGTCTGATCAGGAAAAAATGGCTCAATTCGCACAGCAAGACCGAGAAGAAGCCTATAGACAAGCTTTACAAAAAGCCACGATCAGCATTCGGCAACTGCTGGAAGAAAACGCCTCGCTCAAACACAAGGAGCCCATTGCCGTTATCGGCATGGCCTGCCGCTTTCCCGGCGGCGCCAATAACCCTGAACAGTTTTGGCAACTATTGGAAAACGGCTCCGATGCCACCACCGAAGTCCCAGCCGATCGCTGGCTGGCCAAGGATTATTACGACGCCGACCCACAGGCACCGGGCAAAATGTACACCGCTCAAGGCGGCTTCTTGAATATCGCGGTTGATGGTTTCGATGCGGACTTTTTTGGTATATCGCCCAAAGAAGCCCGCGCCATGGATCCGCAACATAGACTGCTGCTGGAAATAGCCTGGGAGGCCCTGGAACATGCCTGCCTGATTCCAAGCCGCCTAAAAAACAGCAGAACCGGGGTCTACGTCGGCATGTCCAGCGACGATTACGCCCGCAGCCACCGCCATTCCGGGCAGCCAGAAAGCATCGACGCCTATGCCATTACCGGCTCCACCTTCAGCACCGCCGTGGGCCGACTTTCCTACATCCTGGGGCTGCAAGGCCCTTGCATGGCTTTGGATACCGCCTGTTCTTCGTCGCTGGTCGCACTTCACCTGGCCTGTGCAAGCCTTCGGAACGGAGAATCCGACTTGGCGCTGGCCGGTGGCGTCAATCTGATGCTATCCCCCGAATTGCATATTGGTTTTTCTAAACTTCAGGCCATCTCGCCCGATGGCAAATGTAAAACCTTCGATGCATCCGCCAACGGTTATGCGCGCGGCGAAGGCTGCGGCATGGTCGTGCTCAAACGCCATAAAGACGCGATCCGCGACAACAACCGCATTCTTGGGCTTATCCAAGGTTCGGCGATTAATCAAGACGGCAAAACCAATGGCTTGGCCGCCCCCAATGGTCTTGCTCAACAGGCCGTTATTCGTGAAGCCCTGGCAGATGCCGGGCTCCAGCCGCAAGCGGTGGATTACGTGGAAGCGCACGGTACCGGCACCGTGCTCGGCGACCCTATCGAAGTCGAAGGCCTGGGCGCGGTGCTGGGAGTCAATCGGCAATCCCCTTTAAGGGTAGGCGCGGTAAAAACCAATATCGGCCACCTGGAACCGGCGGCGGGCATGGCGGGGCTGATAAAAATCCTGCTGTCCCTGGCCCATGAACAACTGCCGCGGAATATCCATTTCCAACGCCCCAATCCGCATATAGACTGGAACAGTCTGGCGCTGCGGGTCCTTGCCGATCAATCGCCCTGGCCACGCTCAAGCCGGCCTCGCATTGCCGGCCTCAGCGCTTTCGGCTTCAGCGGCACCAACGCCCATGTCATCGTCGCGGAAGCGCCCCTGCCGGAAACTCGTCCCCAAGATGTGCGGCAGAATCTCTACCTGCTGAACCTATCGGCGCGGAACCGTCCCGCATTACTGGCGCTGATTGCCGACTATCTGCCCCGCTTGTCCCAAGATGCGGCGAAAACCGCATCAACCACGCCGGCCGACCTATGCTACTCGGCAGCAGTCGGCCGTCAGCACTGGCCATGGCGGCTGTCCGTTACCGGTCGCAGTCTGGCCGAGATGCGTGACAAACTGGCCGACTTTATCCAACTGGGCCAAGCCAACCGGGATCCGGTCATCGGACACAGCGAAAACGGCGCCCCCGAGATCGCCTTTTTGTTTACCGGCCAAGGCTCGCAATACCCTGGCATGGGCCAGGCACTCTATCAAACCCACACGATTTTCAAACAAGCCATCGATCGTTGCGATGCGGTGCTGCAACCCCTGTTAAACCGCTCCTTACCCGATTTACTGTTTAACAGCGAAGCCGAAGTTTTAAACCGGACGGCTTACGCCCAACCCGCAATATTCGCATTGGAATACGCCTTGTACGAACTGTGGCGCTCATGGGGAATCACGCCGTCGGTGCTCATGGGGCACAGCGTCGGCGAATATGTCGCGGCCTGTGTAGCCGGGGTATTCAGTTTGGAAGACGGTTTAAGCTTGATCGCCGAACGCGGCCGCTTGATGCAAGCCTTGCCGGCAGGCGGCGGCATGGCGGCGATTGCCGCCCCGGCGAGCCGTGTCGATAGCGCAATAGCACCCTACCAAGGGCGGATTAGTATTGCGGCATATAATGAACCCGAACAATTGGTCATCTCCGGCGATCAAGACGCGGTCCGCGCCATTTGCGCCTTGATGGAAAAACAAGGTATCCAAACCACGCCGCTGACGGTTTCCCATGCTTTTCATTCCCAGCGCATGGACGACATGCTGGCCGAATTCGAGCGCGTCGCGCGGCGCGTGACGTACTCGGCGCCACGCATCAAACTGATCTCCAACATCACCGGCAGCAGCATAACCGAAGACATTGCCTGTGCCGATTACTGGCTAGAACACATCCGTCGGCCCGTGAATTTTGCGGCGGGCATGGCCACGCTCGATCAAGCCGGAATAAAACTATTCTTGGAAATCGGCCCTCAAGCGACGCTGCTTGGCTTGGGACGCCATTGCATCGCCGAGGGCGCGACATGGCTGGCCAGCATGCGGCGGAACATCCCGGAGCAACAACAACTATCCCGCAGTTTGGCGGAGCTCTATGTACAAGGTGCGGAGATCAACTGGGCGGCAGTGTATGCCGATCAAGCCTGTCGGTGGACCGAACTGCCGACTTATCCCTTCCAACGCCAGCGATACCGGGTTGAAACGCCGGCACAGGCCAGAATAACCCACCAGCCCGCTCCCTCGCAGTTGGCCCATCCGCTGCTGGAGCGAATGATCCGTTCGCCGCTGCTGGAAGCCATCCTGTTCGAGACGCGGTTTGGTGAAGCTCAAATGCCGCTACTCAAAGACCACCGGATTTTCGGCAAGACCGTGGTGTCCGGCGCCTGCCTGACCTCGATGATATTAGGTGCGGCCAGGCAGGCTTTCGGCGAAGGCGCTATTCAAGTTTCGGAATTGATGTTTCACCAAGCCCTGGCCATCGCCGATGGCGGCGAAATATCCGTGCATTTAGCCATTAAACCGCAGGGCAATAACACGGCCTCGTTCCGACTAATCAGCTTGACAGGCGATAGCGAAACGGCTGAAGGAACGCTACATGCCAGCGGCAACTTGAATGTGACCTCGCCCGCTCCAGCAACCCGACCGGCATCATCCCCGGCGGAATTGTGGCAGCGTTTCGACGATGAACTAGCGGGGCAAACCGTCTATGAAGCCTATAGCCGCCGGCACATCGAGCTGGGCGCCAGCAATCAATGGCTGGAATCGGTTCGGATCGGCCCAGCGGAAGCCATTGGCCGTCTGCGGCTGCCCACTATTGGCCGGCACAGCCTTGCCGTTGACGGCTACCTGTTGCATCCGGGCCTGATCGACTCCTGTTACGGACTGTTAGGCACGCTAGTCGCCCTGGAAGACGACGCGACTTTAGTACCGTTCGCCATTGAGCGTTTCAACGTCCTCCGTCCAGCCCAGGGCCAACAGTTTTGGGTACATATTCGCCGTCGGCAGGTGGCGGAATTCCCCGATAAATTAATCGGCGATATTCAACTGCAGAATGAACAGGGCGAATTGATTGCCGAATGCCTGGGGCTGGAAGGCCGCGCCGCGACACCGGAGACCTTATTGCGCACCCTGGCCAAAGACCCTGACCAGTGGTTTTACCGGCTGGATTGGATTAAGCGTGATCGTCAACCCGCATCATCCTTAACAAGCCGAAACTGGCTGATTTTTATGGATGAGGCAGGGCTCGGATCGGTAGTCGCCGCACGACTGAAAGCGCAAGGACATACGGTAGCATCGGTTCATCCCGGCGTCCGCTTCGAAGAATCGGATAGGCTGAATTACCGGATAGACCCGCTGCGAGCCGAGGATATGTCATTGCTTTTGGCGGCGGTTTTTAAGAACCACGCCAGTGCGCGCATCGTCTATCTTTGGAGCTTGCACAGCCCCGCACAGGGCGAGTTGGCAGTTACGCTGGCGCAAAGCTGCGCCCCCGCGTTGCAGCTTATTCAAGCCCTGAGTCGTATAGAGCCCGCGCTGGTGTCTGGCCTAGTCCTGGTAACTCAAGCCAGCCAGATGGTCGATTCGCCTGATTTTTCCACCGCAACGCCGCGCATCGAGCAAACGCCTTTATGGGGCTGGGCAAAACCATTGCACTGGAACATCCCGAGTGGCGTTGTCAATGCATAG
- a CDS encoding MbtH family protein: MQHDEQEDQTLYKVVVNHEEQYSIWPAERELPLGWNDVGFSGLKAECLEHIEKVWVDMRPLSLRKQMEEAARNPPPPSEAIPTEDSGEDDLVARLADGPQPVELGLRPEKSIAALQGCLDRGFVHIVFPQTQGGTELGIKLDRDDSDLSQANFETQTGKIRLVGGLTLNYTKVRCIADVDLATFGGQGHLEIIAG, translated from the coding sequence ATGCAACACGATGAACAGGAAGACCAAACCCTTTACAAAGTGGTAGTGAATCATGAGGAGCAGTACTCCATCTGGCCTGCCGAGCGCGAACTTCCCCTAGGTTGGAATGATGTCGGCTTTAGCGGCCTGAAAGCCGAATGCTTGGAACATATCGAGAAAGTATGGGTGGATATGCGCCCCCTCAGCCTGCGCAAACAGATGGAAGAGGCCGCTCGCAATCCACCACCGCCAAGCGAAGCCATACCAACCGAAGACAGCGGCGAGGACGACTTGGTGGCGCGACTGGCTGACGGTCCCCAGCCTGTTGAGCTAGGCCTGCGCCCTGAAAAATCCATCGCCGCCCTGCAGGGATGCCTGGATCGGGGATTCGTGCATATCGTCTTCCCGCAAACTCAGGGCGGAACCGAGCTTGGTATCAAACTGGATCGGGACGATAGCGACCTTAGCCAGGCCAATTTTGAAACTCAGACCGGTAAAATTCGCTTGGTTGGCGGTTTAACCCTCAATTACACCAAAGTCCGCTGCATAGCCGATGTCGATCTGGCAACTTTCGGCGGACAGGGGCATCTTGAAATTATTGCCGGATAG